One genomic region from Candidatus Methylarchaceae archaeon HK02M2 encodes:
- a CDS encoding BtrH N-terminal domain-containing protein: MKKLIALPHKVFESTCYVNGLEDILSWKGVNYVDYLLSIVGGMAGFSYLRFKGADPPCMVYWGASPKYLLRDLGLLIGYKQTVIEGRSFQYTFSKLKEFIDIGKPVVAGALDMYYLHYYPDLYKKIHVPLHYILVVGYDDEEKVLLVHDSSYKDVQKISFDEFEKSLDVRVPGVSKKNTIRVFTLPEVIPSEFDVAKNGFLNKAERFLNPPERLFGIPAMRRLADEIIEWDNEKCFEHMVTYATAPPLLPETFENSHGMRFWQASVLKTLGEKYNILNWSDSSKLFKLSGERIISLCKSALRQDGQKVSTILTQIADIEEKAYRLLRDV, encoded by the coding sequence ATGAAAAAATTAATCGCTTTACCTCATAAAGTCTTTGAATCTACTTGTTATGTAAACGGATTGGAAGATATTTTATCTTGGAAGGGAGTCAATTATGTTGATTATTTACTTTCTATTGTTGGTGGGATGGCTGGTTTTTCATATCTTCGTTTTAAAGGAGCAGATCCGCCTTGTATGGTGTATTGGGGCGCTAGTCCTAAGTATTTACTGAGAGATTTAGGGTTATTAATCGGATATAAACAAACTGTTATCGAAGGAAGGAGTTTTCAATATACTTTTTCAAAGCTTAAAGAATTCATTGATATAGGAAAACCAGTTGTTGCTGGTGCTCTCGATATGTATTATCTTCATTATTATCCTGATTTGTACAAAAAGATTCATGTCCCTCTTCATTATATTCTTGTGGTTGGTTATGATGACGAAGAAAAGGTTCTTCTTGTGCATGATAGTAGCTATAAAGACGTACAAAAAATATCCTTTGATGAGTTCGAAAAATCCTTAGATGTGAGAGTTCCTGGCGTAAGTAAAAAAAATACAATAAGGGTTTTTACCCTTCCTGAAGTTATTCCTTCTGAATTTGATGTAGCAAAGAATGGTTTTTTAAATAAGGCTGAGAGGTTTTTAAATCCGCCAGAACGTCTTTTTGGCATTCCTGCAATGCGTAGATTGGCTGATGAAATCATTGAATGGGATAACGAAAAGTGTTTTGAGCATATGGTTACATATGCGACTGCTCCACCTTTATTGCCTGAAACATTTGAAAACAGTCACGGAATGCGTTTTTGGCAAGCATCAGTGCTTAAAACTCTAGGGGAAAAATACAATATACTTAACTGGTCTGATTCATCCAAATTATTCAAACTATCTGGTGAGCGAATAATTTCTTTGTGTAAATCGGCTTTGCGTCAGGACGGACAGAAAGTATCTACCATCCTCACACAAATAGCCGATATTGAAGAAAAAGCGTATAGACTACTTAGAGATGTTTAA